A single Larimichthys crocea isolate SSNF chromosome VIII, L_crocea_2.0, whole genome shotgun sequence DNA region contains:
- the slc6a5 gene encoding LOW QUALITY PROTEIN: sodium- and chloride-dependent glycine transporter 2 (The sequence of the model RefSeq protein was modified relative to this genomic sequence to represent the inferred CDS: inserted 4 bases in 3 codons) has protein sequence MFQDFSDQRDMAKQPPSAPTGYIPTQQPDGAAGLTTNKPDNTAACPAPAPHHHPAPQPPPPCNESKTFCLTENKPGELDSNKAYGTFKNPPPAVPGSVAVNSAFRKDSTGSARGGAAQYGDPLRATAEQNNTAGNWTAMSQTTIILGTDGNTSVQPGTVTGTDDDDDGGEENKARGNWSXKLDFILSMVGYAVGLGXVWRFPYLAXQNVGGAFLIPYLTMLGIAGIPIFLLEVSLGQFASQGPVSVWKCIPALQGCGIAMLIISVLIAIYYNIIMCWTLYYLFASLKGSLPWANCRNEWNTVECKDKDMLLLDTCILRDRNITSIKNSTFCLSANAVGNLTKLINMTVDGNKTYVSPSEEYFKYNVLHISKGIEYPGDIRWPLAGCLLLAWLIVYASLAKGIKSSGKVVYFTATFPYVVLVILLIRGVTLPGAFDGILYFITPKWEKLNDAKVWKDAATQIFFSLSAAWGGLITLSSYNKFHNNCYRDTIIVTCTNSATSIFAGFVIFSVIGFMAHELKVPIEKVADEGPGIAFVVYPEALTRLPLSPFWAIIFFLMLLTLGLDTMFATIETIVTSVSDEFPKYLRKHKPLFTLVCCASFFILGFPMITESGMFMLQLVDTFAASYSLVIIAIFELVGISYLYGLQRFCEDIEMMIGFQPNRFWRICWAFVTPTILTGILGLSLYQWKVMTYEDYTYPTWSMVMGWLMVICSVIWIPIMFVIKMYLAPGTIIERLKLVCSPQPDWGPFLMKHRGERYKNMIDPLGTNSLGLKLPPKDFQLGSYQ, from the exons ATGTTCCAGGATTTCTCTGACCAGAGAGACATGGCCAAACAGCCGCCCAGCGCTCCTACCGGCTACATCCCGACGCAGCAGCCCGACGGAGCTGCGGGacttacaacaaacaaaccggACAACACTGCTGCGTGCCCGGCGCCCGCCCCTCACCATCACCCGGCGCCTCAGCCGCCTCCTCCGTGCAACGAGAGCAAAACTTTTTGTCTCACGGAAAATAAACCGGGAGAATTGGACAGCAATAAAGCGTATGGGACGTTTAAAAACCCCCCACCGGCTGTTCCCGGATCCGTGGCCGTCAACTCGGCCTTCAGGAAGGATTCCACCGGTTCGGCCCGCGGGGGGGCGGCTCAGTACGGCGACCCGCTCCGGGCCACCGCGGAGCAGAACAACACCGCGGGCAACTGGACGGCTATGAGCCAGACCACCATCATACTGGGAACAGATGGGAACACGTCTGTTCAGCCCGGCACCGTGACGGGG ActgacgatgatgacgatggtggAGAGGAGAATAAAGCCAGAGGAAACTGGTC AAAACTGGATTTTATTCTGTCCATGGTTGGCTATGCGGTGGGACTGG AAGTGTGGAGGTTTCCTTATCTCG TCCAAAATGTGGGAG GAGCTTTTTTGATCCCCTACCTGACAATGTTGGGCATTGCTGGGATCCCAATCTTTCTCCTGGAGGTGTCCCTGGGTCAGTTTGCCAGCCAGGGCCCCGTGTCAGTGTGGAAATGCATCCCAGCTCTGCAAG gttGCGGGATTGCCATGTTGATAATATCTGTCTTGATAGCCATATactataatattattatgtgCTGGACACTGTACTACCTGTTCGCTTCGTTGAAGGGCTCACTGCCATGGGCTAACTGTAGGAATGAGTGGAACACGGTGGAATGTAAGGACAAAGACATGCTGCTGTTAG ACACGTGCATCCTGCGGGACAGAAACATCACCTCCATCAAGAACTCCACGTTCTGTCTGTCCGCAAACGCTGTGGGAAACCTGACGAAACTGATAAACATGACTGTGGACGGCAACAAGACCTACGTCAGCCCCAGTGAGGAGTACTTCAA GTACAACGTGTTGCACATCTCTAAAGGAATTGAATATCCAGGAGACATCCGCTGGCCTCTGGCAGGCTGTCTGCTCCTGGCTTGGTTGATCGTTTACGCCTCTTTAGCCAAAGGAATCAAGTCATCAGGAAAG gtggtttatttcacagccacatTCCCCTATGTGGTGCTGGTCATCCTGCTGATCAGAGGAGTGACCCTCCCCGGTGCCTTTGACGGCATCCTTTACTTTATCACACCAAAGTGGGAGAAACTGAATGATGCAAAG GTGTGGAAAGACGCAGCCACTCagatcttcttctctctgtcggCTGCTTGGGGAGGCCtcatcactctctcttcctACAATAAGTTCCACAATAACTgctacag GGACACTATTATTGTGACATGTACTAACAGTGCCACCAGTATATTTGCCGGGTTTGTCATCTTCTCGGTCATTGGTTTCATGGCACATGAGTTGAAAGTGCCCATAGAGAAGGTGGCAGATGAAG gtccAGGCATAGCGTTCGTGGTGTATCCAGAGGCTCTGACCAGACTTCCCCTGTCTCCTTTCTGGGCGATAATCTTCTTCCTCATGCTCCTGACTCTTGGTCTGGATACCATG TTCGCCACCATCGAGACCATCGTAACCTCCGTGTCAGACGAGTTCCCCAAATACTTGAGGAAACACAAACCGCTGTTCACCCTGGTCTGCTGCGCCAGCTTCTTCATCCTCGGATTTCCCATGATCACAGAG agtGGGATGTTCATGCTGCAGCTGGTGGACACGTTTGCAGCCTCCTACTCTTTGGTTATCATTGCTATCTTTGAGCTGGTGGGGATTTCCTACCTTTACG GTCTGCAGAGGTTTTGCGAGGACATTGAAATGATGATTGGTTTCCAGCCAAACCGATTCTGGAGAATCTGCTGGGCCTTTGTGACTCCAACCATTCTGACG GGCATCCTTGGACTGAGCCTGTACCAGTGGAAGGTGATGACCTACGAGGACTACACCTACCCCACCTGGTCCATGGTTATGGGCTGGCTCATGGTGATCTGCTCCGTTATCTGGATACCCATCATGTTCGTCATTAAGATGTACCTCGCTCCCGGCACCATAATCGAG